One segment of Mycobacterium spongiae DNA contains the following:
- a CDS encoding cation-translocating P-type ATPase — MTLPSVRAPGLTDAEVAQRVAEGKSNDVPERSTRSVAQIIRANVFTRINAILGVLLLIVMTTGSVINGMFGLLIIANSIIGMVQEIRAKQTLDKLAIVGQAKPMVRRQSGSVTLPPHEVVLDDIIELGPGDQVVVDGEVVEDENLEVDESLLTGEADPIAKDVGDEVMSGSFVVSGAGAYRATKVGSEAYAAKLAADASKFTLVKSELRNGINKILRFITYLLVPAGLLTIYTQLFTTHVGWRESVLRMVGALVPMVPEGLVLMTSIAFAVGVVRLGQRQCLVQELPAIEGLARVDVVCADKTGTLTDAGMRVSDVVEVGETGRGESLADALASLAAADARPNASMQALAATFHATPGWIATATAPFKSATKWSGVSYRDHGNWVIGAPDVLLDPGSDAARQAERIGARGLRVLLLGVGSVPVDHPEAPGQITPAALVVLEQKVRPDAHETLNYFAAQNVSVKVISGDNAVSVGAVAEKLGLGGEAMDARELPREPENLAEALDSFTSFGRVRPDQKRAIVHALQSRGHTVAMTGDGVNDVLALKDADIGVAMGAGSPASRAVAQIVLLDNRFATLPHVVGEGRRVIGNIERVANLFLTKTVYSVLLALLVGIECLIAVPIGRDPLLYPFQPIHVTIAAWFTIGIPAFVLSLAPNTERAYPGFVRRVLTSAVPFGLVVGTATFASYLVAYQGRHASWQEQDQASTAALITLLVAALWVLAVVARPYRWWRVALVLASGLAYVVIFSLPVAREKFLLDTSDLTTTSIALGIGVVAAATIEAVWWIRARVLGVRPRVWSSDQSR; from the coding sequence ATGACCCTGCCCTCGGTGCGGGCCCCGGGGCTGACCGATGCCGAGGTGGCCCAGCGGGTCGCGGAGGGCAAGAGCAACGACGTTCCGGAGCGGTCCACCCGCAGCGTCGCGCAGATCATCCGGGCCAACGTGTTCACCCGGATCAATGCGATTCTGGGCGTGCTGCTGCTCATCGTGATGACCACGGGCTCGGTGATCAACGGGATGTTCGGGCTGCTCATTATCGCCAACAGCATCATCGGCATGGTCCAGGAGATTCGCGCCAAACAGACGCTGGACAAGCTCGCGATCGTCGGGCAGGCCAAACCGATGGTGCGCAGGCAATCCGGGTCAGTCACGTTGCCGCCCCATGAGGTCGTGCTCGACGACATCATCGAGCTTGGACCGGGGGATCAGGTGGTTGTCGACGGCGAGGTCGTCGAGGACGAAAACCTGGAGGTCGACGAATCCCTGCTGACGGGGGAGGCCGACCCCATCGCCAAGGACGTCGGCGATGAGGTGATGTCGGGGAGTTTCGTCGTCTCCGGTGCCGGCGCTTATCGCGCCACCAAAGTAGGCAGCGAAGCGTACGCCGCCAAACTGGCCGCTGACGCAAGCAAGTTCACCTTGGTGAAATCCGAATTGCGCAACGGAATCAACAAGATTCTGCGGTTTATCACCTATCTGCTGGTGCCGGCCGGCCTGCTGACCATCTACACCCAGTTGTTCACCACGCACGTGGGATGGCGGGAATCGGTGCTGCGGATGGTTGGGGCGTTGGTACCCATGGTCCCCGAAGGCCTGGTGCTGATGACGTCGATCGCGTTTGCGGTCGGCGTAGTCAGGCTCGGTCAGCGGCAATGCCTGGTGCAGGAGTTGCCAGCCATCGAGGGGTTGGCACGAGTGGACGTGGTGTGTGCTGACAAGACCGGCACGTTGACCGACGCGGGCATGCGGGTCTCTGACGTCGTGGAGGTTGGCGAGACCGGTCGCGGGGAGAGCCTCGCCGATGCACTGGCGTCCCTGGCTGCCGCTGATGCTCGGCCCAACGCCAGCATGCAGGCGCTGGCCGCGACTTTTCATGCCACACCGGGCTGGATCGCCACTGCGACGGCGCCTTTCAAGTCGGCGACCAAGTGGAGCGGGGTGTCCTATCGCGACCACGGCAACTGGGTCATCGGCGCGCCGGACGTGTTGCTCGATCCGGGTTCGGATGCCGCCAGACAGGCCGAGCGGATCGGCGCCCGGGGATTGCGGGTGCTGCTGCTCGGTGTCGGCAGCGTGCCGGTTGACCACCCCGAAGCGCCGGGACAGATCACTCCGGCGGCGCTTGTGGTGCTCGAGCAGAAGGTGCGACCCGATGCCCACGAGACCTTGAATTATTTCGCAGCACAAAATGTTTCGGTCAAGGTGATCTCCGGTGACAACGCGGTATCGGTGGGCGCGGTCGCCGAAAAGCTAGGGCTCGGTGGCGAGGCGATGGATGCGCGCGAGCTTCCCCGCGAACCAGAAAACCTGGCTGAAGCGCTGGACTCTTTCACTAGCTTTGGCCGGGTCCGGCCCGACCAGAAGCGCGCCATCGTGCATGCGCTGCAATCGCGCGGGCATACGGTGGCAATGACCGGCGACGGCGTCAACGACGTGCTGGCCCTCAAGGATGCCGACATCGGTGTGGCGATGGGCGCCGGCAGCCCTGCATCGCGGGCGGTTGCCCAAATCGTACTGTTGGACAACAGGTTTGCCACGTTGCCGCATGTGGTAGGCGAGGGCCGTCGGGTCATCGGCAACATCGAGCGAGTCGCGAATCTGTTTCTGACCAAAACGGTGTACTCGGTATTGTTGGCCCTGTTGGTGGGTATTGAGTGCTTGATTGCCGTACCGATAGGACGAGATCCCCTGTTGTACCCGTTCCAGCCGATCCACGTCACGATCGCGGCTTGGTTCACCATCGGCATTCCGGCTTTTGTCCTGTCTCTGGCGCCCAACACTGAGCGGGCGTATCCCGGTTTCGTGCGACGCGTTTTGACGTCTGCGGTGCCGTTCGGCCTCGTTGTTGGGACTGCGACCTTTGCGTCGTATCTGGTGGCCTACCAGGGTCGGCACGCTTCCTGGCAGGAACAGGATCAGGCATCGACTGCGGCGCTGATCACGCTGCTGGTCGCCGCGCTATGGGTGCTCGCGGTGGTCGCGCGCCCCTATCGGTGGTGGCGAGTGGCTCTGGTGCTCGCCTCCGGTCTGGCTTATGTGGTGATCTTCAGCCTTCCGGTGGCGCGGGAGAAGTTTCTCCTCGACACCTCCGATCTCACGACGACGTCGATCGCGCTCGGGATCGGCGTGGTGGCTGCAGCGACCATCGAGGCCGTGTGGTGGATCCGGGCTCGGGTGCTCGGCGTGCGACCGCGCGTGTGGTCGTCAGATCAATCTAGATAG
- a CDS encoding serine hydrolase, with translation MGKRAVTAAVALVLALAGCGPAQQDFSFPAFPDTPPNEVSGLEIPASQIDDAISKVDGLVSALMNDTGIPGMAVAIVREGKTVYAKGFGVRDAGKGDGSDNQVDADTVFQLASMSKSVGATVVAHEVSTAAVTWDMPVVSKLPWFELSDPYVTGHVTVADLYSHRSGLPDHAGDLLEDLGYDRQQVLERLKYLPLDPFRISYAYTNFGVTAAAEAVAAVAGKSWEDLSAEVLYQPLGMRSTSSRFADFLARPNHAVNHVKVGDTWKSRFQRDPDAQTPAGGVSSSVSDMARWLTMVLANGVYKGRQITSPEALLPAYTPQMISGHARSPAARASLYGYGFNTSVTSSGRTQYGHSGAFAMGAATNFAVLPSEDLGIIVLTNAAPIGVAEALTAEFIDLVQYGQFREDWTALYKKRMAPLTAPVGSLVGKQPPANPAPARPLSDYVGVYANDYWGAATVTERDGRLWLALGPKNQTFGLTHWDGDTFSFQITAENAPPGTISQAVFSGSTDSPGATLKLEYYNSDKLGTFTR, from the coding sequence ATGGGCAAACGCGCGGTGACGGCCGCAGTCGCGTTGGTGTTGGCGCTAGCCGGGTGCGGTCCCGCGCAGCAGGATTTCTCGTTTCCGGCATTCCCGGATACCCCTCCCAACGAGGTGTCGGGCCTCGAGATTCCTGCCAGTCAAATCGACGACGCCATCTCAAAAGTCGATGGCCTGGTGAGCGCGCTCATGAACGACACCGGCATCCCAGGAATGGCGGTGGCGATCGTTCGCGAAGGAAAGACTGTGTACGCCAAGGGCTTCGGAGTCCGGGATGCAGGAAAGGGCGACGGTTCGGACAACCAGGTTGACGCCGACACCGTATTCCAGTTGGCGTCGATGTCGAAATCGGTCGGTGCCACCGTGGTGGCGCATGAAGTCAGCACCGCCGCGGTCACCTGGGACATGCCCGTGGTGTCGAAGCTGCCATGGTTTGAGCTCAGCGACCCGTATGTCACTGGGCATGTGACCGTTGCCGACTTGTACTCGCATCGCTCCGGGCTACCCGACCATGCCGGTGACCTGTTGGAGGATTTGGGCTATGACCGCCAACAGGTGCTTGAGCGCCTGAAATACCTCCCGCTGGATCCTTTTCGAATCAGTTATGCGTACACCAACTTCGGAGTGACCGCGGCGGCCGAAGCCGTCGCGGCCGTGGCGGGCAAGTCCTGGGAGGACCTGTCAGCGGAGGTGCTCTACCAGCCCCTCGGAATGAGGTCCACAAGTTCACGGTTCGCCGATTTCCTGGCCCGGCCCAACCACGCGGTCAACCACGTCAAGGTCGGCGACACGTGGAAGTCCCGGTTCCAGCGGGATCCGGATGCACAGACACCCGCCGGAGGGGTGAGTTCGTCGGTCAGCGATATGGCGCGGTGGCTGACCATGGTGCTGGCCAACGGTGTGTACAAGGGCCGGCAGATTACGTCACCGGAAGCGCTCCTCCCCGCGTATACCCCGCAGATGATCTCGGGGCATGCCAGGTCCCCCGCGGCGCGGGCCAGTCTCTACGGCTACGGGTTCAACACGTCGGTGACCTCGTCCGGGCGCACCCAGTACGGCCATTCCGGTGCTTTCGCCATGGGAGCCGCGACGAACTTCGCGGTGCTGCCATCTGAGGACCTGGGCATCATCGTGCTGACCAACGCCGCGCCGATCGGTGTGGCCGAAGCGCTGACTGCCGAGTTCATCGACCTCGTGCAGTATGGGCAGTTCCGCGAGGACTGGACGGCCCTGTACAAGAAAAGGATGGCTCCGCTCACGGCTCCGGTCGGCTCGCTGGTGGGCAAGCAGCCTCCGGCAAACCCTGCTCCGGCCAGGCCGCTGAGCGACTACGTCGGCGTCTATGCCAATGACTATTGGGGTGCGGCTACCGTGACCGAACGCGACGGCCGACTGTGGTTGGCGCTGGGGCCGAAGAATCAGACATTCGGTTTGACCCACTGGGACGGGGATACCTTCTCATTTCAGATAACGGCCGAAAATGCGCCTCCCGGAACGATTTCTCAGGCTGTTTTCTCGGGTTCGACCGACTCTCCCGGCGCCACGCTGAAGTTGGAGTACTACAACTCCGACAAGCTCGGAACGTTCACCCGATGA